One segment of Papaver somniferum cultivar HN1 unplaced genomic scaffold, ASM357369v1 unplaced-scaffold_137, whole genome shotgun sequence DNA contains the following:
- the LOC113334647 gene encoding two-component response regulator ARR2-like has translation MSRGLEESSQETQQHEVVKKENPTNEGLPEKFPEGVRVLVTDDDPEFLQHIEKLLKELLYQVTTYSKLQAENVLSTLQAARNKFDIVLSSVHMANMDGLELLKHMLAEMDIPVVMMMSSEDDNNIVIKCLTEGACDCLIKPIERKDIELIFKHVIIRKMRVEHSCECECHHKSPETSDFGVALGNSKSLRKRKNGEAIDKDVDTSGMSMAKKTRIVWTDELNRKFDAVIEKLGIESTILTLYLSYFCNVP, from the exons ATGAGTAGAGGTTTAGAAGAAAGTTCACAAGAAACACAACAACATGAAGTGGTGAAGAAAGAAAACCCTACCAATGAAGGGCTACCAGAGAAGTTTCCGGAAGGTGTTCGGGTTTTGGTTACTGATGATGATCCTGAGTTTCTTCAACATATTGAAAAGTTGCTTAAAGAACTTCTCTATCAAG TTACCACATATAGTAAGCTTCAAGCTGAGAACGTATTGTCTACTCTACAAGCTGCCAGAAACAAATTTGATATCGTTTTGAGTAGTGTACATATGGCCAATATGGATGGTTTGGAGCTGCTTAAACACATGTTAGCAGAAATGGATATACCTGTGGTCA TGATGATGTCAAGCGAGGACGACAATAATATTGTCATCAAGTGTCTCACTGAAGGAGCATGTGATTGCTTAATTAAGCCGATTGAAAGAAAGGACATAGAACTTATATTTAAGCATGTGATCATCCGAAAGATGAGAGTAGAACACTCGTGTGAATGTGAATGCCACCACAAATCACCAGAAACATCAGATTTCGGTGTAGCTTTAGGAAACAGCAAATCCTTGAGGAAGAGGAAAAATGGGGAGGCAATCGACAAGGATGTGGATACCAGTGGTATGTCTATGGCAAAGAAAACAAGAATTGTCTGGACTGACGAACTCAATCGGAAATTTGACGCAGTCATAGAAAAGCTTGGAATTGAAAGTACAATTCTTACCCTTTACCTTTCGTATTTTTGCAATGTGCCTTAG